In Chitinophagaceae bacterium, the DNA window CTTCCCAACAACAAACACAACAGGGAAATACTTACAATCAACAACAACAAGAACCGCAAAGCAATGCCGATCTTGCAAAGCAATTGAAGGATGATGTCTTTGTAAGAGTATTGTTAAGCAGAAGCGCTGTTTATAAAGGGGAATTGCTGACTGCAACTTACAGACTTTATTTCCGTCAGAACCTGAATGGTTTCACGCTCAGCAAAGCACCATCGCTGGATGGATTCTGGAGTAAAGAAGTGGAGTTGGATCCAAACAGGAAGCAGGCCGTTGAGATATTCAACGGACAGAAATATTACGTGATTGATATTCTCAGATACAATTTGTATCCGCAACGTTCGGGTACTTTACAGATAACACCCGCTGAAATTTCCACCTCAGCGCGTATCGTGGTACAGTCGAAGTCGAATGATCCTTTTGAAAATTTCTTCAACATGGGACAGGCACAGGATGTGCCGCTCAAGCTGAAAACAGAAGCTGCTTCAGTAAATGTGAAAGATTTGCCGGAAGATGGCAGGCCCGGAGATTTTACGGGCGCTGTCGGCAAATTTAATTTTGAAACATCATTGTCTGCAACAGAAACAAAAACAGATGACCCGGTAACCTATACGATAAAAATTTCGGGAAGTGGCAACCTGAGTTTGATTGATGCACCATCTGTTCAGTTGCCCGGTGGTTTTGAAGTGTATGATCCGAAGGTGAAAGAGAAAATTTCAAACAATGAGGCTGGCATCAGCGGATCGAAGCAATATGATTATCTGATCGTACCACGATTGCCGGGAGATTATAAAATTGGCGGACAAAATTTTTCTTATTTCGATCCTGCTTCGGGTAAATATGTTACGATCAATGCGCCTGAATTTCCGCTGAAAATAACAGGAGAACCTTCTAAAAATGCGAATACCGGATCTTCATCTTACACAGCACAACGCGATATTTCTATGCTGGGCGAAGACATCAGGTATATCAAAACTTCAGTCCCTGAATTTGACCGTGATCAAAATTCATTTTTTGGTTCAGCAGGCTTTATAGCGTTATATACATTTCCTTTTCTTGCTTTTATCGGCTTACTCGCGGTAAGAAAGAAAAATGAAAATCTTGCTGCAGATATTACCGGAACAAAAAGAAGAAAGGCATTGAAGGTATCGAAGAAACGTTTGCTGCAGGCAGAGAAGAACCTTGCACATAAGGAGAAGAAGAAATTTTATGAGGAAGTATCGCTTGCCATCTGGGGTTATCTCGGCGACAAGTTGAACATTGATCTCGCGGAACTTTCGAAAGAATCAGTGGATGAAAAATTATTTGCGAGAAATGTGAAGCCAGATACAATAGCGAGATTGAAGCAACTTCTGAATTCATGTGAAGTATCACTTTACGCGCCATCAGCAGATGATTCCGGGATGAAAATCGATTATACCACCGCGCTTAATTTAATTGCAGACCTCGAAGATGAAATCAGAAGTTAGAAATGTGATGACCATTGATTTGAAATGGATGTTGTTAACAACTACATTCACTATCGCATGCTTATTTCATAATCAATTGTTCGCGCAATCAGCCATTGAACTTTTCAATCGTGCCGGGGAATCTTATAAAGCGAAACAATTTAGGGAGAGCGCAGATGATTATGAAAAATTGCTTTCGCAGAATTTTAAGAATGCAGAAGTGTACTACAACCTCGGCAATTGTTATTACAGAATGGACAGCATTGGTAAATCTATTCTCAATTATGAACGGGCGCTTAAACAATCTCCAAAGGACGAAGACATTATTTATAACCTGAAGCTGGCAAAGTTGAAATCTGTTGATGCAATTCAACCTGTTCCGCAACTTGCCCTCATCACGTGGTGGAACAATTTTATTTCCTATAATAGCTCCAAAGGCTGGAGCATGCTTGCCCTTGTTACAATCTGGCTCTGCCTTTTGGTGATTGTGTTTTATTTATTTGTATGGAGAAGAAAAATCCTGAATTTATTTGCGATGTTGTTGATTGTCGTATCATTTTCCGCTTTGTCATTAGCTATTATTCAGCATGAGCATGAGGTAAGAGCAGACTTGGCTGTAGTGATCGTTCGAAATACATTTGTAAAAAGTGCTCCTGATGCAGGAGCAGGTGATCTTTTCCTGATTCATGAAGGTGCAGCTATTCTGATTCTTGATCGTGTTGGTGACTGGAATAAGATCAGGTTGGAAGACGGTAAAGTAGGCTGGATGAGAAAGGAAGGTTTTGAGATCATTTGATTTTGCATCCAATAAATTGATATTCTCACATGTGATTGTATTCTTATTCAAATGTTTTGATCTTCTGAAAAAACTATTTATTATTTTACCGGAAATTTATTCCACATGAAAGCCACCGCTACGTTAAAAATTTTATCTGTACTGCTGTTGATCTGCACTATTTTAATCCTTAATTCCACGGGGCAGGTGAGAAGTGATGAACCACCTAAACCACAAAACTTAAAAGTCTTACCTAAAGATATTTCTCATGATGAGTTGATTAAAACCATGCGTAATTTCTCCACAGCTTTAGGTGTGAAATGTATCGAATGTCATGTAGGAACGCCCACTGCAGATGGTAAGATGGATTTCGATTTCGCCAGTGACACCAAACCTGAGAAAACAACGGCACGGGAGATGATGAGAATGGTGACGGCTATTAACTCAAAGTATATTGGTAAAATGAAAGATGATAAACTGGAGCGCATCACTTGTGTAACCTGTCATCGTGGAAGCACAAAACCTATGGTGAATGTGGATTCGTTGCCCGGACATTCACAGCATTGATTTATAGGATTTCCTTAGTAGCGACGCATTTCAACTTGAAAGTTTTGTGCGGACTTTTATAGTATCCTTTGCTTTAGGGTGTATGACAATTCCGTTATTTTTTTTCTCGTAAAAACTAAAAGCACGCAAAGTTAAATGCCCTTCTTTCCTTTGCGATCATTGTGACATTTTGAGCGAATCTTTTCAGGGTGTATAACAATTCCAATGTTTTATTTCCCGCAAAAGCGCAAAGCACGCAAAGTTAAATGCCCTTCTTTCCTTTGCGATCATTGCGACCTTGCGAGCGACTCCTTTCAGGGCGTATAACAATTCCCATGTTTTATTTCCCGCAAAAGCGCAAAGCACGCAAAGTTAAATGCCCTTCTTTCCTTTGCGATCTTTGGGACATTGCGAGCGACTCCTTTCTGGGTGTATAACAATTCCAATGTTTTTTTCCCGCAAAAGCGCAAAGCATGCATAGTTAAATGCCCTTCTTTCCTTTGCGATCTTTGCGACCTTGTGAGCGATTCCTTTCTGGGTGTATAACAATTCTAATGTTTTATTTCCCGCAAAAGCGCAAAGCACGCAAAGTTAAATGCCCTTCTTTCCTTTGCGAGCTTTGCGACATTGCGAGCGACTCCTTCGCTCCGCGAAATTGATTCAATATTTTCTCCTCCTCTCTCAGAGAGTGAAAATTCGGTCGCTGAGCGAAGCCGAAGCGCCCGAATTTTCAGCAATTAATTGTTAGGCTGCGGTGCGCCTTTCGAAATCGCTCAGGGAGCACCTTCGACTTTTGCCTGATATCAGTTCATGGCCACGAGACCAATCCCGATGATGTTTTTCTGAATAACGTTAGTGCATCTTATTATTTCAATTCATCATCAGCAAGAAGAATGCTTCAATACATTTATTACTGCATGCAATCCACCGGTTTTATATTTTCTCCGGTTCAAAATCAAGCACGACAGAATTCATACAAAATCTTTTCCCGGTAGGAGGTGGCCCATCATCGAACAGGTGTCCAAGGTGCGCACCGCAACGCCCGCACAATACTTCCAGCCGGTCCATGCCGTAAGAATGATCAGGTTGATAGATCACACTTTTCTCACGAATGGTTTCAAAGAAACTCGGCCAGCCGCAGGTGCTCGCAAACTTTGAATCAGACTTAAAAAGTGCATTGCCACAGGCGGCGCAATAGTAGATTCCCAAGCCTTCGTAATTCCAAAACTTTCCGGTAAAAGCCGATTCCGTCGCCTTATTGCGTGCTACCTCGAAAATGGAATCAGGCAACACCTTTTTCCACTCTGTGTCAGCAACATGAAGTATTGTAGTATCGGTTCTGGAGTAATAGGGATTTTCGGGATGCATATTTTTATTTTTTGAAAATGAAGAAGCGGTTTGATTTTGACAATCGTAATAGCAAAAGATAAAAAGCAGGAC includes these proteins:
- a CDS encoding protein BatD; amino-acid sequence: MRFTTCYIGIMQFTFKIQTIAIRLVFIVLFMSACQSFVHAQVRFSATAPKSVPENQNFNLTFTVENANGGNLKLPSLNDFSLLGGPNTSSSMQIINGSVSQSASYTYVLRPKKQGTFKIGAATIEVGGNTMQSNELSITVTAPSSQQQTQQGNTYNQQQQEPQSNADLAKQLKDDVFVRVLLSRSAVYKGELLTATYRLYFRQNLNGFTLSKAPSLDGFWSKEVELDPNRKQAVEIFNGQKYYVIDILRYNLYPQRSGTLQITPAEISTSARIVVQSKSNDPFENFFNMGQAQDVPLKLKTEAASVNVKDLPEDGRPGDFTGAVGKFNFETSLSATETKTDDPVTYTIKISGSGNLSLIDAPSVQLPGGFEVYDPKVKEKISNNEAGISGSKQYDYLIVPRLPGDYKIGGQNFSYFDPASGKYVTINAPEFPLKITGEPSKNANTGSSSYTAQRDISMLGEDIRYIKTSVPEFDRDQNSFFGSAGFIALYTFPFLAFIGLLAVRKKNENLAADITGTKRRKALKVSKKRLLQAEKNLAHKEKKKFYEEVSLAIWGYLGDKLNIDLAELSKESVDEKLFARNVKPDTIARLKQLLNSCEVSLYAPSADDSGMKIDYTTALNLIADLEDEIRS
- a CDS encoding tetratricopeptide repeat protein — its product is MKSEVRNVMTIDLKWMLLTTTFTIACLFHNQLFAQSAIELFNRAGESYKAKQFRESADDYEKLLSQNFKNAEVYYNLGNCYYRMDSIGKSILNYERALKQSPKDEDIIYNLKLAKLKSVDAIQPVPQLALITWWNNFISYNSSKGWSMLALVTIWLCLLVIVFYLFVWRRKILNLFAMLLIVVSFSALSLAIIQHEHEVRADLAVVIVRNTFVKSAPDAGAGDLFLIHEGAAILILDRVGDWNKIRLEDGKVGWMRKEGFEII
- a CDS encoding c-type cytochrome translates to MKATATLKILSVLLLICTILILNSTGQVRSDEPPKPQNLKVLPKDISHDELIKTMRNFSTALGVKCIECHVGTPTADGKMDFDFASDTKPEKTTAREMMRMVTAINSKYIGKMKDDKLERITCVTCHRGSTKPMVNVDSLPGHSQH
- the msrB gene encoding peptide-methionine (R)-S-oxide reductase MsrB, which codes for MTVLLFIFCYYDCQNQTASSFSKNKNMHPENPYYSRTDTTILHVADTEWKKVLPDSIFEVARNKATESAFTGKFWNYEGLGIYYCAACGNALFKSDSKFASTCGWPSFFETIREKSVIYQPDHSYGMDRLEVLCGRCGAHLGHLFDDGPPPTGKRFCMNSVVLDFEPEKI